The DNA sequence CAGACCTAGCCAGACAGAAAAGATAAGCAGGCTAATAATAAAAATTCTCATGAAACTGCCCCAGACCCAAGATAGAACACAAAAACGGAATTTATACTCGTCAGTAAGCAGGAACCACAATAGTATACATGACTAATTAAACCTTACCCTTTTGGCTTTGAAGTCACTGTGTCTGTCAAGATCATTACGTTAACAATCATTCCACACTTGGCAAAGTACAGGGACAAAGCTTCTCTAGTTGCTGCAAAATGTACCTGTTTTTTTGTAGTATATCAGAACTATGCTTATGAAATGCATAGAGCCAAAAAGCAGCAGTAAAATAACTTCAATATAGTAGAGTTATAATTAAGGCTCATGGAAGTTAACCGTGACCATTTCATATTTCATTTAAACAAATTCTACAATGCCCTGTTTTCTAGTTTAGGTTTCACCCTGTTTTCTAGTTTAACTTATGAAGAAATGAGCAAGAAAGCTGACACATTAGGTAAGAATCTCCTAGACAGGATAGAAAAGAGTTGCGCCTGATACTGCCTGTAAACACCCATATGAGTTACAATAGAGAGTTTACAGCATTACTCATGTACGCAATACTTGTCCAGAACTCCAGATGACTCTTGTatctagtatttttttttttttaattgtgccTAGTTTCCAATGACAACTTTAATACATGGTATGTCCAGAAAAAAAGCCTTCATCTTAGTTTCTAAAATATCAGATGATATCATTCTGATGCATAGGCTGTCTATGACCAAATGAAAGGATGAAATAATAAGGAAAGAAGGCCAGGGCTGAGTTGAATGATAGTCACAATAGACTGTCTGGTAACAAGCCTTGCTATCAAGAACAAATTACTCAACTTTGGAGAAGAATTCAGAGTTTGCATTTAGAGAAACAAGATATATAAAGAGAAAAAGGAGGATGCAATTTTCTCTGGAGTTGGCAGTTATGTCACTTATGTCTTATTCaacaagaaaaaggaaatataaGAGTAAGATATACAATGACTCCGTCGAGCTTACATTTGTCACCAACACAGTTCTTGACTCAAAAGTTTCCTCTGAATCTTTCGGTGCCCCTGCAAGTGTAACAAGATCAATAAATATCAGTGAAAAGGTTTTGGGCACAATTTGATTGCCAATTATTAGAGCTAGAGTACGGCAGTCATTTTTTACATTTTGGAtgagaaaaaatagaaatattataatataaataaaatgattACATATATCAATCACATGTTCAggtttccaagaattttttttgttgtacAACATTTTAAAGAATCCTCAACAACACACACAATCAGATATGACCCTGTTCATGAAGTTCCACAACAACTCTCATGCACACTTACAGACCCTATTAAATTATAGCAATATATTGAGAATCCTCTCTTGCATAGAAGATTTAGGAACAAAAGATTTTAATAACAAGACAAGAAGAATGAAGATGCAAAAGAAAACGGCCACACAGAGATATCACAAACTTTTGTTTTTCCTGTGTCCTGATATTGCAAACACTATCACTCTAATTTCATTCTTTCACAAGCACATCCACCCTCAATACCTTTCTTGACCCGAAACACACATCAGTTTCTGATTCTGAACAAAATTGCAAGCAAAGTAAGGCAAATTGGTCCAAGTGATAGAGAGGCTTTACCAGAATTCAGCAAGTGATTCGTTTTCCCATCATTTTTTTCAAACTCCACCTGCTTTGACCGAAGCTTTGACATTTCGATTTCAACttgattcaatttttctttcaaatGAAGCAATtcctgaaggaaaaaaaaattcagcagGTCAACATTTTGCCAAGACTTGTACCCAGTCAAGGAGGAAAAGGAGAAATTCATTCTTAAAGTAAAATCTGTTGCATAAACTCAATCCTCATAGCTAGCCCAGGCTTGAGACTAGCAGTAACTCTTTCCAATCAACTATGATGTAGCGTGAAAAGGACAAGTAGGTACCTGTATGGTCTTCAAATCATTTGTGGCCACATCTGATTTCTTAAAATGCTGTGAGGTATCTTCGCATTCAGGACTGATTTCACCAAAGAGCCTCTTCCGGCCAATATTATTTGCAAAATGAGGTTCACTCACTGCATTATCAACATGATCCAGTTTCTCCATCTCAACAGGATTACTGTACAACCTCTTCTTATCAAAAGCAGGAACTTCAGAATTCCTCTTCGGAGGTACTAATGCAAGCTGATTAACTTTGTCACATTGCTTGTTATGCCCGGCACCGTAAAAATCAACACTCTTGAGTCCCCCAGATATGTCTTCACATGGCTTGCCCAATCTATCCCAAACACTACCCCGAGATTTTTTACTACGAATGGATCCTGCACCTATAGATCTTTGTGACACACTAGTTCCTATCTTGTTGCTGGCACAAATCCGTGCAGAAAATTGGCGTCCTGCATAAGGAACCATCAAAGTTTTCAGCATGTCTGGTAGCCAAAGGAGACATACATGATGCCTATTAACATGCGTATAGCGAAATTCAGTTTCCAAGCACACAGACATTCAGCATATCTGTATTTTCTAAGCATGTATGTAGTTAATCACCATAATCTAGTATGTACCTGATACGGACAATTCTGTATTCTTAGACATGGCCTCTCTTTCTGGTAAATGTAACCGCTCTCTAGGCAATCCACTGCATTTATGACTGACAATCTGCTCTACAATAAGTAAATTTGAACTTACAAATTAAAGGAAAGGTTGTTTATTATTACCAAAAGTCCTATTAAATAGTCTACTAAGCCAACCTGGGTAATCTGATTTTTAGACTGAGTTCTTCGATCTCCCTCACCATCAATATCTCCACTTGCCATATATCTTCTCAGAATTTCATTTCTACATCCATGTGACAACGCTGTATTCACCTCAGTTGAAGGGACAGAGACAGAGGGGTAATGTTGAGAACCTTTAGCAAGCCTCATATCGTTACAGGAAGCAGGATCACAAGCAGAATGTCGCATTTTATCACCCCTCATCTGCTGCAGGCAACTATGTTAAAACTCCTCCTAGAACTCTATCATGCATAAAGTAATAAAGTTGGATAACTCAAATTACCAAAAGTTCGTTAACATGGCTCCGGAAGTCTGTACACCTGTCAACTTTTGCACCAATGCTGCTATCACTGTTTGGGGGACTAATGCCAGGAACTTCATCGAGATAGTCAGTATCCTTACAAAACTTTCCAGCAAGTTTGAAGAGAAGGTCCCATAACCTACATAGGCAGATAACTTGAAACTTATTTCGGCCGTTCTCGCTTGTGTAGCAATAAGACAAAGAAATACACTCTCCAAAAAGAACAAGACCAATGCCAACGTTTTAACTTATGGACAGGTTCCTGTCTGTGATAACTATGCCACTTGGATGACTGGCAGTTATTACTAGccaatagaaaaagaaaaataaataagaaaaaataagaataacTTGCCTTATTACCATTAAATAATGTTCAGAGTACTAAGTCTAGATTATAACCAATGGTCTTGAAGACAATTATCATGTTTCCAAAGTAGAG is a window from the Rosa chinensis cultivar Old Blush chromosome 2, RchiOBHm-V2, whole genome shotgun sequence genome containing:
- the LOC112190552 gene encoding uncharacterized protein LOC112190552 isoform X2, which translates into the protein MLTSIVTLLAPSSQRSERERERDDTTFPMDQLFSAKPKPFRIHRKSPIASKIKSSISVKLSEFLGGYTDDVFLEYITVLICNGKDQYQARDDLEAFLGERSEEFVSWLWDLLFKLAGKFCKDTDYLDEVPGISPPNSDSSIGAKVDRCTDFRSHVNELLMRGDKMRHSACDPASCNDMRLAKGSQHYPSVSVPSTEVNTALSHGCRNEILRRYMASGDIDGEGDRRTQSKNQITQIVSHKCSGLPRERLHLPEREAMSKNTELSVSGRQFSARICASNKIGTSVSQRSIGAGSIRSKKSRGSVWDRLGKPCEDISGGLKSVDFYGAGHNKQCDKVNQLALVPPKRNSEVPAFDKKRLYSNPVEMEKLDHVDNAVSEPHFANNIGRKRLFGEISPECEDTSQHFKKSDVATNDLKTIQELLHLKEKLNQVEIEMSKLRSKQVEFEKNDGKTNHLLNSGAPKDSEETFESRTVLVTNVHFAATREALSLYFAKCGMIVNVMILTDTVTSKPKGSAYVTFASKESVDKAVALSGATFFCRTLKVLRMAGAAVEASAPTQLPEMTSLNIPHGNRIAFPSKPHYMRSTLQWRREPGVVPSELPCPAGVGVSSSAHEQHISISNKDRKTSSLEPP
- the LOC112190552 gene encoding uncharacterized protein LOC112190552 isoform X1; the encoded protein is MLTSIVTLLAPSSQRSERERERDDTTFPMDQLFSAKPKPFRIHRKSPIASKIKSSISVKLSEFLGGYTDDVFLEYITVLICNGKDQYQARDDLEAFLGERSEEFVSWLWDLLFKLAGKFCKDTDYLDEVPGISPPNSDSSIGAKVDRCTDFRSHVNELLQMRGDKMRHSACDPASCNDMRLAKGSQHYPSVSVPSTEVNTALSHGCRNEILRRYMASGDIDGEGDRRTQSKNQITQIVSHKCSGLPRERLHLPEREAMSKNTELSVSGRQFSARICASNKIGTSVSQRSIGAGSIRSKKSRGSVWDRLGKPCEDISGGLKSVDFYGAGHNKQCDKVNQLALVPPKRNSEVPAFDKKRLYSNPVEMEKLDHVDNAVSEPHFANNIGRKRLFGEISPECEDTSQHFKKSDVATNDLKTIQELLHLKEKLNQVEIEMSKLRSKQVEFEKNDGKTNHLLNSGAPKDSEETFESRTVLVTNVHFAATREALSLYFAKCGMIVNVMILTDTVTSKPKGSAYVTFASKESVDKAVALSGATFFCRTLKVLRMAGAAVEASAPTQLPEMTSLNIPHGNRIAFPSKPHYMRSTLQWRREPGVVPSELPCPAGVGVSSSAHEQHISISNKDRKTSSLEPP